One Prunus dulcis chromosome 7, ALMONDv2, whole genome shotgun sequence DNA segment encodes these proteins:
- the LOC117636196 gene encoding uncharacterized protein LOC117636196, with translation MGEVVETLEGHRRSVAAPLVFIVVVVLQFVSRGLQQLKKRGVKTATANRLRGEIKDLLKEASSLSQPSTFAQAAKLRRMAAVKEKELANYQELDGKERKLSYELYLKVLFILKVLTYLVLIWWFWRVPIASISQELVQPFGKVLSWRAGGILNENVVVGIIPWLILSTRVSKFVCRLFKFKELK, from the exons ATGGGAGAGGTGGTTGAAACCCTAGAGGGCCATAGAAGGTCGGTGGCAGCTCCTCTCGTCTTCATAGTCGTCGTCGTTTTACAATTTGTCTCCAGGGGGCTACAACAGTTGAAGAAG AGGGGAGTGAAGACTGCTACGGCAAACCGGTTGCGTGGAGAAATTAAGGACCTTTTGAAGGAGGCAAGCTCATTGTCACA GCCTTCAACATTTGCACAAGCTGCAAAGCTAAGGAGGATGGCAGCTGTTAAGGAGAAAGAACTTGCAAATT ATCAAGAATTGGATGGCAAGGAGAGAAAACTTTCATATGAGTTGTATCTGAAAGTTCTGTTCATCTTGAAG GTCTTAACGTATCTTGTGCTGATTTGGTGGTTTTGGAGGGTTCCTATTGCCTCCATATCACAAGAACTTGTGCAACCCTTTG GGAAAGTGCTATCATGGAGGGCTGGAggaattttaaatgaaaatgtCGTG GTAGGAATTATACCTTGGTTGATATTATCTACTAGGGTTAGCAAATTTGTTTGTCGACTGTTCAAGTTCAAAGAATTGAAGTGA